AGAGTATTTTTTGCCATCTTTTTTCCACCACTTGCTGTGATTGATAAAGGTTGTGGTTCTTTTGTAATTATTTTTTTATTAACACTTTGTGGTTGGATTCCAGGTATTATTGGAGCTTTGGTAATTTTGAATAATCCCAAAAATTAATGAAATCGTCTTTGTGAAGTTTACTTTTTTTAAACTTCTAACTTACAGTTTCTAACTAACCTGCTCACCATTTTTAATTCCTTTACTAGCTTGCAATAAAACAACATCTCCATCAGTATTATAAATACCTAACACCAAACATTCGCTCATAAAATTGGCAATTTGTCTTGGTTTAAAGTTGATAATAGCTGCAACTTGTTTTTTATGTAAATCTTCTTTAGAATACAAATCCGTTATTTGAGCACTCGATTTTTTTACACCTAAAACACCAAAATCTATTTTAAGTTGATAGGCTGGTTTTCTAGCTTTTGGAAAATCGTTTACTTCAATAATAGTTCCAATTTTGATATCAACTTTTAAAAAATCTTCGAAGGTTATTGTTGGTTTCATTGCTATTGATTTTTAAGGTGTGATTTAGGTTTCATAAAAAGAATATAAAGACTTCGACAAGCTCAGCCTGACATTCGATATTTAAACTGTTATTATTTATGTAATAAATTACGTTTCTTATTATCAACAATTACACAATTACACAATTACACAATTACACTATTTCCTCTTCCCAACTTTCTGAATTACCCAAAGTGGACCAATCAATAAAAACTCTAAATCTTTTAAGAACGATGGTTTTGCACCTTCTACTTTATGACCATAAAACTGACCAATCCACCCCAACACAAAAATGGTAATGGAAACATAGAGTAAATTAAAATTGTTACCAATCCAAAAATTAAGAATGATACAAAGTAGCATCACAAAAAGCATTTCTACAAAATACCAGAAACCTAATTTTAAATAAAAGAAGGAAATAAGTAAACCAACAACTGCAGCCCAATTTTCTAACAACGGATTGTACAAACCAAAAGTATCTCTTAAAAAAGAAGTTGGAATGCACATCAACAAGCCAATAACACTAAAAAAAATAAGCGGAACACAAATATAATGGATGGCTTGGTTGGTTTCATTTTGATGACTTAAAGCATACTCATCAAAATATTCTTGTGCGTTTTTCATGTTCTTTAAATTGAGATTTAAAGATAGTAATTTATAAAAAGAAATATAAAATTTAAAACTAATTTATTCAGTTGTTAATTTTTGGTAAGCGTTTTTTGCATTTCTATTTTCAGGATTTATAGCTAATGCTTTTTTATAATACATTACAGCATTTGTAGTATCTTTTTTGGCTAAATAAGCATCAGCCATGGAGTCGTACACATTTGAACTTTTTGGATATAAAGCTATATTTATTTTAAAAATTTCTATGGCTTTTTCTTCTTCTTTATTTTTTAAATAAGTATACCCTAATCTATTTAAACTGTACTCTCTAATATTGGCATTCAAAGAATCTTTTTGTTGAATATGTAAATAACCAGTCAAGGCTTTTTCATATTCTTTGGCTTTAAAATATTCATCTGGGGTTTTTTCGCCTTTTTTCATTTTATCAAAATGATACAAAATACCATCATGTTCTGTTTTTGGAGCGAGTTCAATGTGCATTTTAGGGTTGCTTACAAAAATCATTTTTTCATTGAGTTCTTTCATGTAAAAAGAGCTATCGCTAACTTTTAAGAGTTCAATATCGTCATTTCCTCTCCATTTTGCGTGCATTTCAGCGTCATCAAAATAAATTTCTAACACCTCATTTGCGTTAAATAAATAACGCCCAGAAGTTGCATTGATAAATTCGTCTGTATTTTTTTGAGAAGTGCAACTGCTTACAATTATCGATAAAATTAAAAGATAGCTTATTTTTTTCATGTTTGGTTTATTAAAAGATTCTATAATTTAGACGTGAAATTTAGTGGTTTTGTTACAAAAAAATCAAACAAGTTTTAATTACATCAAATTAAGTGAAGAAACAGCAATTGCAAAATCAATATTAAATGCAAAAAAAATCCGATTATAAATTAATCTTTTCTTTATTTTAATTGAAGAGCATCATTATCAATTTTAATAAATTTTTGGCGAATTTCACCAACCTCTAAGAAAAATGCTTCAACTTCATCTTCCTCATTAAATAGGAAACGCCCAAAACTAAAACCAGCTATAAAATTTTTTTTCGTATCAAAATACACTTTTGAAGTTCTAAAAAAAGTAGAATCATTGCTATTTTTAAGTGTATAATTTAAATAGCGTAAATTTTGGTTGTTTTCAATGGTAAATATGTAATTTTTTTGATTTTCTAAGTTGTAAGAACCTAAATAATGTGCTATTGAATCATTATTTTTAGTGAAAGATTCGTCTGTATCCATTTCTAAATAATCTGATAATTCATCATAAAGATGCAAACTTGCATTTCTAAATTCAATCACTTTTCTTAAATGATTATTAATACTGATCAAATCGAAATTTATAACTTTATTATAGTAAAAAGGATCGTTTAAAAAGTATTCAATAACTTCATCATTAATATCATAAGTATTTGAAAATTTACCATACCACGCTTTTGTTGCAGATAATTCTTCTATAAATTTAAATAAATCTGAAAGTACTTTTTCATCTAAAATATCTACTTCTTTTTTAACCTTTTTGTAAAGGTTATCTAATTTGAAAATAATAGAATCTTGTGCCTCAGAAAGCTCACCTTTGTTATTTAAAAGATTTACAAAAGCATCATTGGCAATGTCTACAGTTTCTACTCTTTGCAAAATAAAAGTTAAGTTAGGTTGTTTTCTATAATCTTCTTCAGTTACTTTTTTATTAATGATTTTGTAAAAATCAGGATTTATCTCTCTATAAAAATCAATAACCGTATTTGCATTTTTAATATTGACAGCCATTTCTTTTTGAACCTGTTTTAACAACAATTCAGTTTTGTTAAAAGACTTTGTATTTTCATTCCAATTGTTAATTTGTAAGGCAATTACAATACCAATTACAACCAAAACAATTTCGCCAATAGCGTACAAAACATATTTGCTAAATTTGTTATCAGTCAAGTTTTTTTTACGGATTTTTCGGAAGAAGTTAATCATGTACTTTGTGATTTTTACTTTTGTAAAGTAAACAATAAAAAATTGTTTGTAGAATTAAATTTGTTTTAAACTAATTCATAAAACTACTCCACAATTTCATAATCAATATCTAATTTACGCAAAGCTCTTAAACCAGAACCTTTACTTTTATCATTTAGTTCGATGTCTACAACATCACCTTCTAACAAAATTTCGGTGAATTCATTTGCTAAAGAATCACTAACATTTACAGAAATTTCAGCAATACAATTGGCAATCGCTCTTTTATTGGGTCTTTGAGAAGTGCAGGAAAGTAGGTTTATGTGCATGGTTTTGGTTTTGGTTTGTGAGATTTATTAAAATTAATTGCGTTGTCATTTAATTTTAAAGAAAACTTTGGTTTACTTTTCAACGATAATCTCTCGTATTAAATCTTCTATTTTTTTGTTGCTAAATTGTTTTCTAAACTTAATCTTAATTGTATCTCCAAAGAACTTTTCTGCGTGTCTTATTTTCTGTTTTTCTTCATTTCTCAAACTTTCTTCATTTGTGTTTTTTGTTTCTACAACAAAATATAACTTTTTCGAATTATCTTCATAGTTTAAAACATACGCAAAATCTGGTGAGTAACTTTTTCCACCAGCTACTGGAATCTTAATTGAGTTTTTTGGAATTTTAGAGAAAACTACTACTTCCTTCAAATTTTGTTCAATATTCTGTTTTTCTAGTTCAGAATCGTAAAATAATTCGTCTAATAAATAATTTTCAGCAACTTTATTATCGGAATATAATACACCAACATCAGAAGCAGAAATTTCTTTCTTTACAGTTCCATCTGGATGTGTAAATTTAGTGGGATGAATTTCATTACTCACTTTTTGATATTCAATGCCAAATTTATCTATGGCATTAAACATTAAATAATTTTCGAATTTTTGCTTTATAATACGAACTGTAGCAATATTTAAAAATTTGTTGATATCAATATTTGCCTCTATAAATGAATTGTGTAACGTTTTTATGTTGATGTT
The DNA window shown above is from Polaribacter sp. Hel_I_88 and carries:
- a CDS encoding YqaE/Pmp3 family membrane protein → MSIFRVFFAIFFPPLAVIDKGCGSFVIIFLLTLCGWIPGIIGALVILNNPKN
- a CDS encoding DUF962 domain-containing protein, coding for MKNAQEYFDEYALSHQNETNQAIHYICVPLIFFSVIGLLMCIPTSFLRDTFGLYNPLLENWAAVVGLLISFFYLKLGFWYFVEMLFVMLLCIILNFWIGNNFNLLYVSITIFVLGWIGQFYGHKVEGAKPSFLKDLEFLLIGPLWVIQKVGKRK
- a CDS encoding tRNA-binding protein, whose product is MKPTITFEDFLKVDIKIGTIIEVNDFPKARKPAYQLKIDFGVLGVKKSSAQITDLYSKEDLHKKQVAAIINFKPRQIANFMSECLVLGIYNTDGDVVLLQASKGIKNGEQVS
- a CDS encoding lipopolysaccharide assembly protein LapB, with the protein product MKKISYLLILSIIVSSCTSQKNTDEFINATSGRYLFNANEVLEIYFDDAEMHAKWRGNDDIELLKVSDSSFYMKELNEKMIFVSNPKMHIELAPKTEHDGILYHFDKMKKGEKTPDEYFKAKEYEKALTGYLHIQQKDSLNANIREYSLNRLGYTYLKNKEEEKAIEIFKINIALYPKSSNVYDSMADAYLAKKDTTNAVMYYKKALAINPENRNAKNAYQKLTTE